In one Sphingomonas hankookensis genomic region, the following are encoded:
- a CDS encoding TonB-dependent receptor, with the protein MKRFWLVLAAWPGVAAAQDAPEIVVTGRGLADAPGDRVYDIVTLERDRILSSASGRVEDVLRDVAGLQQFRRSDSRSANPTSQGITFRGLGGNASSRALLLLDGVPQADPFGGWVAFPAYATDRLGRVRVTRGGGSGVAGPGALAGTIELDSAGPGDLSPFAASIAGGSRASIDARGSAALVRSGGFATLSGAYARGDGFVPIVREDRGTADRAAPFEQASAAARAVVQIAPMTELQANVSAFTDSRDRGLDFTDNRSEGADASLRLVGRGPLGWSLLGYLQTRAFASRFASVGAGRASTALTLDQYNVPATGIGGRAEIAPEWGGVSLRLGGDLRVVTGETQERYTYVAGNPTRRRVAGGRNTTAGLFADASVTSGDLVFSAGGRIDRWAIGDGRLQEAALTGATLTDQRFVDRQGWEPTGRAGVAWTPADPLTLRLAGYRGWRLPTLNELYRPFRVGADATAANAALAPETLWGAEAGVELRPAAGVRFAATAFANDLRDAIANVTVANGPGTFPGVGFVSAAGVFRRRANLDHVRVKGIELDASGRVGPIEGRLSYAYTDARVCDMGALDGLRPAQTPAHSGSATLGWRRDRWQASATLRHVAGQYEDDANLRRLSAATTLDLFATLPATRWLAFEARAENVTDTRIETAIGGDGVVERAAPRTLWLGVRLGG; encoded by the coding sequence GTGAAGCGTTTCTGGTTGGTGTTGGCCGCGTGGCCGGGCGTGGCGGCGGCGCAGGACGCGCCGGAGATCGTCGTTACCGGGCGCGGCCTTGCCGATGCGCCGGGCGACCGGGTCTATGACATCGTCACGCTGGAGCGCGATCGCATCCTGTCGTCCGCGAGCGGCCGGGTAGAGGATGTGCTGCGCGACGTCGCCGGGCTCCAGCAATTCCGCCGTTCCGATTCCCGCAGCGCCAATCCGACGTCGCAGGGGATCACCTTCCGCGGCCTCGGCGGCAATGCCTCCAGCCGCGCGCTGCTGCTGCTCGACGGCGTGCCGCAGGCCGACCCGTTCGGCGGCTGGGTCGCCTTTCCCGCCTATGCGACCGATCGGCTGGGCCGGGTACGCGTCACGCGTGGCGGGGGTAGCGGCGTTGCCGGTCCGGGAGCGCTGGCGGGTACGATCGAACTCGACAGCGCAGGGCCAGGTGATCTGAGCCCGTTTGCGGCATCGATCGCCGGGGGCAGCCGTGCGTCGATCGATGCGCGCGGATCGGCGGCATTGGTGCGCAGCGGCGGGTTCGCCACCCTGTCCGGCGCCTATGCGCGTGGCGACGGCTTCGTGCCCATCGTGCGCGAGGATCGCGGTACGGCCGACCGTGCCGCACCGTTCGAACAGGCCAGCGCCGCCGCCCGCGCCGTGGTGCAGATCGCACCCATGACCGAATTGCAGGCCAATGTGTCGGCCTTCACCGACAGCCGCGACCGGGGTCTCGACTTCACCGACAATCGCAGCGAAGGGGCGGATGCCAGCCTCCGCTTAGTCGGGCGCGGGCCGCTCGGCTGGTCGCTGCTCGGTTATCTCCAGACCCGCGCCTTCGCCAGCCGTTTCGCCAGCGTCGGGGCGGGGCGGGCGTCGACCGCGCTGACACTCGACCAGTATAATGTCCCTGCGACTGGCATCGGCGGCCGAGCGGAGATCGCGCCCGAATGGGGCGGGGTGTCGCTCCGCCTGGGTGGCGACCTGCGCGTGGTGACCGGCGAGACGCAGGAACGTTACACCTATGTCGCAGGCAACCCGACCCGGCGGCGGGTCGCCGGCGGGCGCAACACCACGGCCGGCCTGTTCGCCGATGCCAGCGTCACTAGCGGCGATCTCGTGTTCAGCGCCGGTGGCCGGATCGACCGCTGGGCGATCGGCGATGGCCGGTTGCAGGAAGCCGCCCTGACCGGTGCGACGCTGACCGATCAGCGCTTCGTCGATCGGCAGGGATGGGAGCCGACCGGACGCGCGGGCGTCGCCTGGACGCCGGCCGATCCGCTGACGCTGCGACTGGCCGGCTATCGCGGCTGGCGGTTGCCGACGCTCAACGAACTCTATCGCCCGTTTCGGGTCGGCGCGGATGCGACCGCTGCCAATGCCGCGCTTGCCCCCGAAACGCTATGGGGCGCGGAGGCCGGCGTGGAATTGCGGCCGGCAGCCGGCGTCCGCTTCGCCGCGACCGCCTTCGCCAACGATCTGCGCGATGCCATCGCCAATGTGACGGTCGCGAACGGCCCCGGCACCTTCCCCGGCGTCGGCTTCGTGTCGGCGGCCGGCGTGTTCCGGCGCCGCGCGAATCTCGATCATGTGCGGGTGAAAGGGATTGAACTGGATGCATCGGGGCGGGTCGGACCGATCGAAGGGCGGCTGTCCTACGCCTATACCGATGCACGGGTCTGCGACATGGGTGCGCTGGATGGCCTGCGCCCGGCCCAGACGCCGGCGCATAGCGGATCGGCGACGCTCGGCTGGCGCCGCGACCGGTGGCAGGCGTCCGCAACGCTGCGCCATGTCGCCGGGCAATATGAGGATGACGCGAATCTGCGTCGCCTGTCGGCTGCAACGACGCTCGATCTTTTCGCCACGCTGCCGGCGACTCGCTGGCTGGCGTTCGAGGCACGGGCGGAGAATGTGACCGACACGCGGATCGAGACTGCGATCGGTGGGGACGGTGTCGTCGAACGGGCCGCGCCCCGTACCTTATGGCTGGGGGTACGGCTGGGCGGCTGA
- a CDS encoding HesB/IscA family protein, with protein sequence MATRVRPAAIILTPNAERRVADLMAKAPPEAIGVKLSTPRRGCSGLAYSVDYVTTANAMDERIETPGGTFFVDGGSILYLIGSTMDWVEDDFTAGFVFANPNAKGACGCGESFTV encoded by the coding sequence ATGGCCACGCGCGTCCGCCCCGCCGCGATCATCCTGACGCCCAATGCCGAACGCCGGGTCGCCGACCTGATGGCGAAGGCGCCCCCGGAAGCAATCGGCGTCAAGCTGTCGACCCCGCGCCGAGGCTGTTCGGGGCTCGCCTATTCGGTCGATTACGTCACCACCGCCAATGCGATGGACGAACGGATCGAGACGCCGGGCGGCACCTTCTTCGTCGATGGCGGATCGATCCTCTACCTCATCGGTTCGACGATGGACTGGGTCGAGGACGATTTTACCGCGGGCTTCGTCTTCGCCAATCCGAATGCCAAGGGCGCGTGCGGGTGCGGGGAGAGCTTCACGGTCTGA
- a CDS encoding SUF system Fe-S cluster assembly protein — MNDERSFQVEEVDAVTSPPRARVTDADQPRRRDYLGDFLAKKPEPVSTGEPGGDVYEAVIAALKEIFDPEIPVNIYDLGLIYGVDVADNGHVAVTMTLTTPHCPVAESMPAEVELRVSAVPGVSTADVNLVWDPPWDPQKMSDDAKLELGML; from the coding sequence ATGAACGACGAACGCAGCTTTCAGGTCGAGGAGGTCGACGCCGTGACGTCGCCGCCGCGCGCGCGCGTGACCGACGCGGACCAACCACGCCGCCGCGACTATCTGGGCGATTTCCTGGCGAAGAAGCCCGAGCCGGTATCGACCGGCGAACCGGGCGGCGACGTGTATGAAGCCGTCATCGCCGCGCTCAAGGAAATCTTCGATCCCGAAATTCCGGTCAATATCTACGACCTAGGGCTGATCTACGGCGTCGACGTGGCGGACAACGGCCATGTCGCGGTGACGATGACGCTGACCACGCCGCATTGTCCGGTCGCGGAATCAATGCCGGCCGAGGTCGAACTGCGCGTGTCGGCGGTGCCGGGCGTGTCGACCGCCGACGTCAATCTCGTCTGGGACCCGCCATGGGACCCGCAGAAGATGTCGGACGATGCCAAGCTCGAACTGGGAATGCTGTAA
- a CDS encoding cysteine desulfurase, whose product MAGSGALSGTSPLDRVSDFPAIPAGWSYLDTAATSQKPQAVIDAITRAYDTTYATVHRGVYQRSADMTLAYEAARRRVASFIGAGGPEECVFVRGATEGINLIAQGWAERHLKAGDRILLSMLEHHSNIVPWQLIAERIGVAIDVVPLTQDGRIDLDAMAAMIQPEHKLVSLAHVSNVLGSVLDARRAADIAHSVGAKLLLDGCQAVPRVAVDVAALDCDFYVFSGHKLYGPTGIGVLWGRPELLEAMHPVQGGGAMIDRVTFERTTYAPPPARFEAGTPHIIGALGLHAAIDYVDSIGLDAIHAHETALVTAARDALGRINSVRLLGPDDAAGIVSFVVEGVHPHDVGTILDEERVAIRAGHHCAQPLMDVLGVPATARASFGVYNGRSDVDALVRGLERVSRIFG is encoded by the coding sequence ATGGCTGGAAGCGGCGCTTTGAGCGGCACCTCCCCCCTCGACCGCGTGAGCGACTTTCCGGCGATTCCCGCCGGCTGGTCGTATCTCGACACCGCCGCGACCTCGCAGAAACCGCAGGCGGTGATCGACGCGATCACGCGGGCCTATGATACGACCTACGCCACCGTGCATCGCGGCGTGTATCAGCGCTCGGCCGACATGACGCTCGCCTATGAAGCCGCGCGGCGTCGCGTGGCATCGTTCATCGGCGCCGGCGGGCCGGAGGAATGCGTGTTCGTGCGCGGCGCGACCGAGGGGATCAACCTGATCGCTCAAGGCTGGGCCGAACGGCATTTGAAGGCCGGCGACCGCATCCTGCTGTCGATGCTCGAACATCATTCGAACATCGTGCCATGGCAGCTGATCGCCGAACGCATCGGCGTGGCGATCGACGTCGTGCCGCTGACGCAGGACGGGCGGATCGATCTCGACGCGATGGCGGCGATGATCCAGCCGGAGCACAAGCTGGTATCGCTGGCGCATGTGTCGAACGTGCTAGGCTCGGTCCTCGACGCGCGGCGGGCTGCGGATATCGCGCATTCGGTCGGCGCGAAGCTGCTGCTCGATGGCTGCCAGGCGGTGCCGCGCGTGGCGGTCGACGTCGCCGCGCTCGACTGCGATTTCTACGTCTTTTCCGGGCACAAGCTCTACGGCCCGACCGGTATCGGCGTGCTGTGGGGCCGCCCCGAACTGCTCGAAGCGATGCATCCGGTGCAGGGCGGCGGCGCGATGATCGATCGTGTGACGTTCGAGCGCACCACCTATGCGCCACCGCCCGCTCGGTTCGAGGCGGGGACGCCGCATATCATCGGTGCGCTCGGGCTCCACGCCGCGATCGACTATGTCGACAGTATCGGGCTGGACGCGATCCATGCGCATGAAACCGCACTGGTCACCGCTGCCCGCGACGCACTCGGCCGGATCAACTCGGTCCGGTTGCTCGGGCCGGACGATGCCGCCGGAATCGTCAGTTTCGTGGTGGAGGGGGTGCATCCGCACGATGTCGGCACCATCTTGGACGAGGAACGGGTCGCGATCCGTGCCGGCCATCATTGCGCACAGCCGCTGATGGACGTGCTGGGCGTCCCCGCCACCGCGCGGGCGAGCTTCGGCGTGTATAACGGACGGTCCGATGTCGATGCGCTGGTGCGCGGACTGGAACGGGTAAGCAGGATTTTCGGATGA
- a CDS encoding SufD family Fe-S cluster assembly protein, whose translation MATLPTNRDEAFRWTDLAALTAAATSARGAVASAEGYWLDLAGPRILFVDGVYAADRSTPGHVALSPLTLDTAHPLGVQASGAAGWSIDLSAAEIVDTVQIVHVATGAENHLPARLTLDEDAVASVVETYVGNGWTNRLTQIDLERGARLMRSVRLLQTDGFVSIRDEAVVGEAASLVSQFLGAGGMGSRIDALLTLDGDGAFVDYGGALLTRDDQRQECAVAVRHAALNGSSRQTWRAVAADRSQASLAARVEVARGAQKTDGEQSLRGLLLQRTATVNLKPELEIFADDVKCAHGATVGELDAKALFYLRSRGVSEARAKALLTTAFVADALDRIGDETVREAFAADADAWLEAAL comes from the coding sequence ATGGCCACTCTTCCCACAAACCGTGACGAGGCGTTCCGCTGGACCGATCTTGCCGCGCTGACCGCAGCTGCTACTTCGGCGCGGGGCGCGGTGGCGAGTGCGGAGGGCTATTGGCTCGACCTCGCCGGCCCGCGCATCCTGTTCGTCGACGGCGTCTATGCGGCCGACCGGAGCACGCCGGGTCATGTCGCGCTGTCCCCGTTGACGCTCGACACCGCGCACCCGCTGGGCGTGCAGGCATCCGGTGCGGCGGGCTGGTCGATCGACCTGTCGGCGGCGGAGATCGTTGATACGGTGCAGATCGTCCATGTCGCGACCGGGGCGGAGAACCATCTGCCCGCGCGCCTGACGCTCGACGAGGATGCGGTCGCGTCGGTCGTCGAGACCTATGTCGGCAACGGCTGGACCAATCGCCTGACGCAGATCGACCTCGAACGCGGCGCGCGGCTGATGCGCAGCGTCCGCTTGCTACAAACGGACGGCTTCGTATCGATCCGCGACGAAGCGGTGGTGGGCGAGGCGGCAAGCCTCGTATCGCAGTTCCTCGGCGCCGGCGGCATGGGCAGCCGCATCGACGCGCTGTTGACGCTGGATGGGGACGGTGCGTTCGTCGATTATGGCGGCGCGCTGCTGACGCGCGACGACCAGCGGCAGGAATGTGCCGTCGCCGTCCGCCACGCTGCCCTGAACGGCTCCAGCCGCCAGACCTGGCGCGCGGTCGCCGCCGATCGCAGCCAGGCGAGCCTCGCCGCCCGCGTCGAGGTTGCCCGCGGCGCGCAGAAGACCGATGGCGAACAGTCGCTGCGTGGCCTGCTGCTGCAACGCACGGCGACGGTGAACCTGAAGCCCGAACTCGAAATCTTTGCCGACGACGTGAAGTGCGCGCACGGCGCGACAGTCGGCGAACTCGATGCCAAGGCGCTGTTCTACCTGCGCAGCCGCGGCGTGAGCGAAGCGCGGGCCAAGGCATTGCTGACCACCGCCTTCGTGGCGGACGCGCTTGACCGGATCGGCGACGAGACGGTGCGCGAAGCCTTTGCCGCCGATGCCGATGCATGGCTGGAAGCGGCGCTTTGA
- the sufC gene encoding Fe-S cluster assembly ATPase SufC, with amino-acid sequence MLKIDNLHAEIDGKEILKGLSLSVNAGEVHAIMGPNGAGKSTLGYVLGGRPGYEVTEGSVTFAGEDLLEMEADARAAAGLFLGFQYPVEIPGVSNVQFLRESLNSQRRARDEKPLSGAEFLKLARAQADGLGMDMDMLKRPVNVGFSGGEKKRNEMVQMGILDPKLAILDETDSGLDIDALRIVGDGINRIMRSPDKAVILITHYQRLLDYVQPDFVHVLADGRIVRSGGPELAHELEREGYGAVAA; translated from the coding sequence ATGCTGAAGATCGACAATCTCCACGCCGAAATCGACGGCAAGGAAATCCTCAAGGGCCTCTCGCTCAGCGTCAATGCGGGCGAGGTCCATGCTATCATGGGGCCGAACGGCGCGGGCAAGTCGACGCTCGGCTATGTGCTGGGCGGGCGTCCCGGCTATGAAGTGACCGAGGGCAGCGTGACCTTCGCGGGTGAGGACCTGCTGGAGATGGAGGCCGATGCCCGCGCCGCCGCCGGCCTGTTCCTCGGCTTCCAGTATCCGGTCGAGATTCCCGGCGTGTCGAACGTCCAGTTTCTGCGCGAAAGCCTGAACAGCCAGCGCCGCGCCCGCGACGAAAAGCCGCTGTCGGGCGCCGAATTCCTGAAGCTCGCCCGTGCCCAGGCGGACGGCCTCGGCATGGACATGGACATGCTGAAGCGGCCGGTGAATGTCGGCTTTTCGGGCGGCGAGAAGAAGCGCAACGAGATGGTGCAGATGGGCATCCTCGACCCCAAGCTCGCCATTCTCGACGAAACCGACAGCGGCCTCGACATCGACGCGCTGCGCATCGTCGGCGACGGCATCAACCGCATCATGCGCTCGCCGGACAAGGCGGTTATCCTCATCACCCACTACCAGCGGCTGCTCGACTATGTGCAGCCGGATTTCGTGCATGTACTCGCCGATGGCCGCATCGTGCGCTCGGGCGGGCCGGAACTGGCGCACGAGCTGGAACGCGAAGGTTATGGAGCGGTGGCGGCATGA
- the sufB gene encoding Fe-S cluster assembly protein SufB, protein MATKNAEALAAANKKYEWGFSSDIEQDFAPKGLSEDTVRYISAKKGEPEWMLDWRLKAFRLWQTMEAPDWAKLNLDPIDYQDAYYYAEPKKKPSLSSLDEVDPEILRVYEKLGIPIEEQKVLAGVEGSRKVAVDAVFDSVSVATTFRKELEAAGVIFRSISEAIREYPELVRKWLGKVVPQRDNFFATLNSAVFSDGTFVYIPEGVRCPMELSTYFRINAENTGQFERTLIVADKGSYVSYLEGCTAPMRDENQLHAAVVELVALDDAEIKYSTVQNWYPGDENGKGGIYNFVTKRALCQGRNSKVSWTQVETGSAITWKYPSCVLAGENSVGEFYSVAVTNNRQQADTGTKMIHLGKGSRSTIVSKGISAGRSDNTYRGLVRVGPSAEGVRNFTQCDSLLLGDQCGAHTVPYIEVKNPSAQIEHEATTSKISEDQMFYAMQRGLDSEAAVALIVNGFAREVLQQLPMEFAVEAQKLLGISLEGSVG, encoded by the coding sequence ATGGCCACCAAGAATGCCGAGGCGCTCGCCGCCGCGAACAAGAAGTACGAGTGGGGTTTCTCCTCGGACATCGAACAGGACTTCGCGCCCAAGGGGCTGAGCGAGGACACCGTCCGCTATATCAGCGCCAAGAAGGGCGAGCCCGAATGGATGCTCGACTGGCGGCTGAAGGCGTTTCGCCTGTGGCAGACGATGGAGGCGCCCGACTGGGCCAAGCTGAACCTCGATCCGATCGACTATCAGGACGCGTACTATTACGCGGAGCCGAAGAAGAAGCCCTCGCTGTCGTCGTTGGACGAGGTCGATCCCGAAATCCTGCGCGTCTATGAAAAGCTCGGCATCCCGATCGAGGAGCAGAAGGTGCTCGCCGGGGTCGAAGGGTCGCGCAAGGTTGCGGTCGATGCCGTGTTCGACAGCGTGTCGGTGGCGACGACCTTCCGCAAGGAACTCGAAGCCGCCGGCGTCATCTTCCGCTCGATCAGCGAGGCGATCCGCGAATATCCCGAGCTGGTCCGCAAGTGGCTGGGCAAGGTCGTTCCGCAACGGGACAATTTCTTCGCGACTCTGAACAGCGCGGTCTTCTCGGACGGCACCTTCGTCTACATTCCGGAGGGCGTGCGCTGCCCGATGGAGCTGTCGACCTATTTCCGGATCAACGCCGAGAATACCGGTCAGTTCGAACGGACGCTGATCGTCGCCGACAAGGGCTCTTACGTCAGCTATCTCGAAGGCTGCACCGCGCCGATGCGCGACGAGAACCAGCTGCACGCGGCGGTGGTCGAGCTGGTCGCGCTCGACGATGCCGAGATCAAATATTCGACCGTTCAGAACTGGTATCCCGGCGACGAGAACGGGAAGGGCGGCATCTATAATTTCGTGACCAAGCGCGCCTTGTGTCAGGGCAGGAACAGCAAGGTGTCGTGGACGCAGGTCGAGACTGGCTCCGCGATCACCTGGAAATATCCGTCCTGTGTGCTGGCGGGTGAGAACTCGGTCGGCGAATTCTATTCGGTCGCGGTGACGAACAATCGCCAGCAGGCCGATACCGGCACCAAGATGATTCATCTGGGCAAGGGGTCGCGCTCGACCATCGTGTCGAAGGGGATCAGCGCCGGGCGCAGCGACAATACCTATCGCGGGTTGGTGCGCGTCGGTCCTTCGGCGGAGGGCGTGCGCAACTTTACCCAGTGCGACAGCCTGCTGCTCGGCGACCAGTGCGGCGCGCACACCGTGCCGTACATCGAGGTCAAGAACCCCTCGGCCCAGATCGAGCATGAGGCGACGACGTCGAAGATTTCCGAGGATCAGATGTTCTACGCGATGCAGCGTGGGCTGGATTCGGAAGCGGCGGTCGCGCTGATCGTCAACGGCTTCGCCCGCGAAGTCCTGCAGCAGCTGCCGATGGAGTTCGCGGTCGAGGCGCAGAAGCTGCTCGGCATTTCGCTTGAAGGGTCGGTGGGGTGA
- a CDS encoding SUF system Fe-S cluster assembly regulator, translated as MRLSSLADYAVVLLAATARRGGDARVTATVLAEETGLPLPTVQKLVSRLSAAGLIETGRGTGGGFRLARAPQAIDLAQIIEAIEGPIALTTCVDAARHDCAVETNCMIRPHAGTVNAVVRGALAGVTLAQLANTGAMPQEVV; from the coding sequence ATGCGCCTTTCCAGCCTTGCCGACTATGCCGTCGTCCTGCTCGCCGCCACCGCGCGGCGGGGCGGCGATGCGCGCGTGACGGCGACCGTGCTGGCGGAGGAAACCGGCCTGCCGCTGCCGACGGTGCAGAAGCTGGTCAGCCGCCTGTCCGCCGCCGGGCTGATCGAAACCGGGCGCGGCACCGGCGGCGGTTTCCGCCTTGCCCGCGCCCCGCAGGCGATCGACCTGGCGCAAATCATCGAGGCGATCGAGGGGCCGATCGCGCTCACCACCTGCGTCGACGCCGCGCGGCATGATTGCGCGGTGGAGACGAACTGCATGATCCGCCCCCATGCCGGCACGGTCAACGCCGTGGTCCGGGGCGCTCTGGCGGGCGTGACGCTCGCCCAACTCGCGAACACCGGGGCGATGCCCCAAGAGGTAGTGTGA
- a CDS encoding quinone-dependent dihydroorotate dehydrogenase, with protein sequence MAWYHPLLFALDAERAHSLTIATLEAWGKAGAPLAPRTDDKHAVTVAGIRFPNPVGLAAGVDKDARAVAGFLGLGFGFVEVGTLTPQPQPGNPKPRIFRLPEDRGVVNRLGFNNGGIDAALARVAALTPRPGIIGINVGANKDSTDRIADYGTAVAKAAPLADYVTINISSPNTPGLRDLQSQPELGQLIAASDAARHVGGKRVPLFLKVAPDLSREGLEVAIRAAVDGGIDALIVSNTTISRPDTLRSANAKETGGLSGAPLAPLALAKLVEAREIADGAIPLISAGGVGSADEARRRLDAGASLVQLYSALVYEGPGLARRIVDGL encoded by the coding sequence ATGGCCTGGTATCACCCGCTTCTCTTCGCCCTCGACGCCGAACGCGCGCATTCGTTGACGATCGCCACGCTGGAGGCGTGGGGGAAAGCCGGCGCACCGCTCGCCCCCCGCACCGACGACAAACACGCGGTGACGGTGGCGGGCATTCGCTTCCCCAATCCGGTCGGGCTGGCGGCAGGGGTCGACAAGGATGCGCGGGCGGTCGCCGGGTTCCTGGGGTTAGGCTTCGGATTCGTCGAGGTCGGCACGCTGACCCCCCAGCCGCAGCCGGGCAATCCCAAGCCGCGCATCTTCCGCCTGCCCGAGGACCGGGGCGTGGTGAACCGGCTCGGCTTCAACAATGGCGGGATCGACGCGGCGCTGGCACGGGTCGCGGCGCTCACCCCCCGCCCCGGCATCATCGGCATCAATGTCGGCGCGAACAAGGATTCGACCGACCGCATCGCCGATTACGGGACGGCGGTCGCCAAGGCTGCGCCGCTCGCCGATTATGTCACGATAAACATTTCCAGCCCGAACACGCCGGGCCTGCGCGACCTGCAATCGCAGCCCGAGTTGGGGCAGTTGATCGCCGCGAGCGACGCCGCGCGCCATGTCGGTGGCAAGCGCGTACCACTGTTCCTGAAGGTCGCGCCCGACCTGTCGCGCGAGGGACTGGAGGTCGCGATCCGCGCGGCGGTCGATGGCGGGATCGATGCGCTGATCGTGTCTAACACCACCATCTCGCGCCCCGATACGCTGCGGTCGGCGAATGCGAAAGAGACCGGGGGGCTGTCGGGCGCGCCGCTCGCCCCCTTGGCACTCGCCAAGCTGGTCGAGGCGCGCGAGATTGCGGACGGTGCGATCCCCCTGATTTCGGCCGGCGGTGTCGGATCGGCGGACGAAGCGCGGCGGCGGCTCGACGCCGGGGCCAGCCTCGTCCAGCTCTATAGCGCTTTGGTCTATGAAGGCCCCGGCCTCGCCCGGCGGATCGTCGACGGATTGTGA
- a CDS encoding HPP family protein yields the protein MRLFRSLLANAGFGRRVVACIGAGIGIALTMVVCAQVPWIEGDLPIIVAPLGASAVLVFAVPASPLAQPWPVVGGNILSTLVGVAVFQAIPNVTIAAGVAVGLAILLMSLCRCLHPPGGAAALTAVIGSAGIHDAGYAFAFAPVGINSIALVSIGIFYHRMTALSYPHQPATPAAIQAAVEPGGVRLEDIDAALAETPDAFDIAREDLTLLLERAEHFATVRRKK from the coding sequence ATCCGGCTGTTCCGTTCGCTGCTCGCCAATGCCGGGTTCGGCCGGCGGGTCGTCGCCTGCATCGGTGCGGGCATCGGCATCGCGCTGACCATGGTCGTCTGCGCGCAGGTGCCGTGGATCGAGGGCGACCTGCCGATCATCGTCGCGCCGCTGGGGGCATCGGCGGTGCTGGTGTTCGCGGTGCCGGCCAGTCCGCTCGCCCAGCCTTGGCCGGTGGTCGGCGGCAACATCCTGTCGACGCTGGTCGGTGTCGCGGTGTTCCAGGCGATCCCGAATGTGACGATCGCCGCCGGGGTCGCGGTGGGCCTCGCCATTCTCCTCATGTCGCTGTGCCGCTGCCTGCATCCGCCGGGCGGGGCGGCGGCGCTGACGGCGGTGATCGGCAGTGCGGGCATCCATGATGCGGGCTATGCCTTCGCCTTCGCGCCGGTCGGGATCAATTCGATCGCGCTGGTGTCGATCGGCATCTTCTATCACCGCATGACCGCACTCAGCTATCCGCACCAGCCGGCGACCCCCGCCGCGATTCAGGCGGCAGTGGAGCCGGGCGGGGTCCGGCTGGAGGATATCGACGCCGCGCTGGCGGAGACGCCGGACGCGTTCGATATCGCGCGGGAGGATTTGACGCTGCTGCTCGAACGGGCCGAACATTTCGCGACGGTTCGGCGGAAGAAGTAA